The DNA region ACGAAGGCAACTACATCATTTCCCTGGGCAACCTGTGCCGCTGGCTGGCTCAGCAGGCCGAGAACCTGGGCGTGGAAATCTACCCAGGCTTCGCCGCTCAGGAAGCGCTGTTCGACGAGAACGGCGTGGTCCGCGGGATTATCACCGGCGATCTGGGCGTTGACCGCGAAGGCCATCCGAAAGAAGGCCTGTACACCCCGGGCATGGAACTGCGTGGCAAGTACACGCTGTTCGCCGAAGGTTGCCGTGGTCACATCGGCAAGCAACTGATCAAGCGCTTCAACCTCGACAGCGATGCCGACGCACAGCACTACGGCATCGGCCTGAAAGAAATCTGGGAAATCGACCCGACCAAGCATCAACCAGGCCTGGTGGTCCACACCGCCGGTTGGCCGCTGGATATCATGGGCACCGAGAACACCGGCGGCTCGTTCCTCTATCACCTGGAAAACAACCAGGTCGTAGTCGGTCTGATCGTCGACCTGTCTTACAGCAACACTTACCTGTCGCCGTTCGACGAGTTCCAGCGCCTCAAGCATCACCCGGTGCTCAAGCAGTACCTGGAAGGCGGCAAGCGCATCAGCTACGGCGCTCGCGCCATCAGCAAAGGCGGCCTGAACTCACTGCCGAAAATGGTCTTCAAGGGCGGCGCGCTGATCGGTTGCGACCTCGGCACCCTGAACTTCGCCAAGATCAAAGGCAGCCACACCGCGATGAAGTCCGGCATGCTCGCCGCTGAATCCGTGGCCGAAGCGCTGTTCGCTGAAAAAGACGGCACCGAAGAGCTGACCACTTACGTCGACGCGTTCAAGAAGAGCTGGCTCTACGACGAACTGTTCGCCAGCCGCAACTTCGGCCCGGCGATCCACAAGTTCGGCGCCATCGTCGGCGGCGGTTTCAACTGGCTCGACCAGAACATCTTCGGCGGCAAACTGCCGTTCACCTTGCACGACACCAAGCCGGATTACGCTTGCCTCAAGCTTGCGGCCGACTGCAAGAAGATCGACTACCCGAAACCGGACGGCAAGATCAGCTTCGACAAACTCAGCTCGGTGT from Pseudomonas sp. ACM7 includes:
- a CDS encoding electron transfer flavoprotein-ubiquinone oxidoreductase gives rise to the protein MEREYMEFDVVIVGAGPAGLSAACRLKQKAAEAGKEISVCVVEKGSEVGAHILSGAVFEPRALNELFPDWKELGAPLNTPVTRDDIFVLKNADSAQKIPDLFVPKTMHNEGNYIISLGNLCRWLAQQAENLGVEIYPGFAAQEALFDENGVVRGIITGDLGVDREGHPKEGLYTPGMELRGKYTLFAEGCRGHIGKQLIKRFNLDSDADAQHYGIGLKEIWEIDPTKHQPGLVVHTAGWPLDIMGTENTGGSFLYHLENNQVVVGLIVDLSYSNTYLSPFDEFQRLKHHPVLKQYLEGGKRISYGARAISKGGLNSLPKMVFKGGALIGCDLGTLNFAKIKGSHTAMKSGMLAAESVAEALFAEKDGTEELTTYVDAFKKSWLYDELFASRNFGPAIHKFGAIVGGGFNWLDQNIFGGKLPFTLHDTKPDYACLKLAADCKKIDYPKPDGKISFDKLSSVFISGTNHEEEQPCHLKLTDPSIPIAKNLPLYDEPAQRYCPAGVYEVVTMEDGEKRFQINAQNCVHCKTCDIKDPAQNITWVAPEGSGGPTYPNM